In Nitratiruptor sp. YY09-18, a single window of DNA contains:
- a CDS encoding chemotaxis protein CheA, whose product MHINITEDMQEILEEFIQEAEEILENLDQELIELENDPTNKDLLNQIFRGIHTLKGGAGFLGLESIINLAHVIESIFDKLRNDQMQLDSNKMDIILEGIDILKNSLRSLQETHEIPDPEDISDIMQKLHDLLEDKLPETQEQPKRDEQSAIEQQNDASAQGNHEEMQNESPKEEDSDFEIIFKDDVDPAVAELIKKYPNKNMSQILDELILLPPEERDMDLILKLDELISQGKDIDDLVLEKRPKPKKEAQKEEPKPAPKPQKAPEPVAVQKAAPKPAQQPVKKKEETETIRIDIDRISTLMNLVGELVLDRNRIVKLTSRFRTNCGDLEAIEELNEAIAGMSRSVSDLQEVVMKLRMQPVKRIFSKFPRIVRDLAKKVGKKINLELEGEDTEIDRSILNQLEDPLIHLVRNSIDHGIEPPQDRVAKGKPEYGTIILSALQEGDRIIVSIEDDGRGIDPEKVKQKAIEKGLIKPEQAEQMSDKEVFELIFLPGFSTASEVSDLSGRGVGMDVVANTIHALRGDIEIDSKLGKGTKITMKLPLTVAIIRTLMVGVNDRIFAIPLFSVVEIIKYRPQDIKDVGTYKSLMLRDDVYLFFHLNELFDIESENENKFVIIINIGEKHIAIAVDNLYGEEEIVIKPLGDMLKEVKGIAGATITGDGKVVLILDIKSLIDTKRNDLIGVVS is encoded by the coding sequence ATGCATATTAATATCACTGAAGATATGCAAGAGATTCTCGAAGAGTTTATACAGGAGGCTGAAGAGATTTTAGAAAATCTCGACCAAGAGCTCATCGAACTAGAGAACGACCCTACAAACAAAGATCTCCTCAACCAGATCTTTCGAGGAATTCATACACTCAAAGGTGGAGCTGGATTTTTAGGACTCGAGAGTATTATAAACCTTGCCCACGTGATTGAGAGTATCTTTGATAAACTGCGCAATGATCAGATGCAACTCGATTCTAATAAGATGGATATCATCTTGGAGGGGATCGATATACTTAAAAACTCTCTACGTTCACTCCAAGAGACGCATGAGATACCAGACCCTGAAGATATCAGTGATATAATGCAAAAGCTTCACGATCTTTTAGAAGACAAACTTCCCGAAACACAAGAGCAACCAAAAAGAGATGAACAATCAGCAATTGAGCAACAAAATGATGCTTCTGCGCAAGGCAATCATGAAGAAATGCAAAACGAAAGCCCCAAGGAAGAGGATAGCGATTTTGAGATCATATTCAAAGATGATGTAGATCCTGCTGTAGCTGAACTTATCAAAAAGTATCCAAATAAAAATATGAGCCAAATTCTCGATGAGCTTATCCTCCTTCCACCTGAAGAGCGGGATATGGATCTCATTCTCAAGCTCGATGAACTTATCTCCCAAGGTAAAGATATAGATGATTTGGTACTAGAAAAGAGGCCAAAACCGAAAAAAGAAGCTCAAAAAGAAGAGCCTAAGCCTGCTCCCAAGCCGCAAAAAGCTCCTGAACCTGTAGCTGTGCAAAAAGCGGCTCCAAAACCAGCACAGCAACCTGTAAAGAAAAAAGAGGAGACTGAGACGATTCGCATCGATATCGATCGTATCTCCACACTCATGAATCTCGTAGGAGAGCTTGTTCTTGATCGTAACCGTATCGTCAAACTCACTTCACGGTTTCGTACAAACTGCGGTGATCTCGAAGCCATCGAAGAGCTTAATGAAGCGATAGCGGGTATGAGCAGGAGTGTATCTGATCTGCAAGAAGTGGTCATGAAGCTACGCATGCAGCCAGTGAAGCGTATTTTTAGCAAATTCCCGCGCATTGTAAGAGATTTGGCAAAAAAGGTTGGCAAAAAGATCAATCTCGAGCTCGAAGGTGAAGATACAGAGATCGATAGAAGTATACTCAATCAGCTAGAAGACCCACTCATTCACCTTGTGCGCAACTCCATAGATCATGGAATTGAGCCACCCCAGGATCGTGTAGCCAAAGGTAAACCCGAATATGGCACTATAATCCTCTCAGCTTTGCAAGAGGGTGATAGAATTATTGTGAGTATAGAAGATGATGGTCGCGGAATAGACCCAGAGAAGGTCAAACAAAAAGCAATAGAAAAAGGACTCATCAAACCTGAGCAAGCTGAGCAGATGAGTGACAAAGAGGTATTTGAGCTTATCTTTTTGCCTGGATTTAGCACTGCAAGCGAGGTGAGTGATCTGAGTGGTCGTGGTGTTGGTATGGATGTAGTTGCAAATACTATCCATGCCCTCCGCGGCGATATAGAGATCGATAGTAAACTTGGCAAAGGGACAAAAATCACGATGAAATTGCCACTTACTGTAGCAATTATCCGCACACTTATGGTAGGAGTCAATGATCGAATCTTCGCAATACCGCTTTTTAGCGTTGTAGAGATTATAAAATATCGCCCCCAAGATATCAAAGATGTAGGAACATACAAATCCTTGATGCTTAGAGACGATGTCTATCTCTTCTTCCATCTCAATGAACTCTTCGATATCGAGAGCGAAAACGAAAACAAGTTTGTCATCATAATCAATATTGGCGAGAAACATATCGCTATAGCAGTTGATAATCTCTACGGTGAAGAGGAGATTGTCATCAAACCTCTTGGAGATATGCTCAAAGAGGTAAAAGGAATAGCAGGTGCTACTATTACAGGAGATGGGAAAGTGGTACTCATTTTGGATATTAAATCACTCATAGATACAAAGCGTAACGATCTTATAGGAGTCGTTTCATGA
- a CDS encoding ParA family protein produces the protein MQKIYKVAVINTKGGVGKSTISMQLIAPYLYQKSQNPVSFFEFDDENEDSISFEKSKLVWLERIGVAGQDLREELRDILLLENNIVMDIGANKTAVYIMDALVDSGMIYALDAVVIPLMDGELDATSALNIYQRMKNANPDIKTIFALNRWNETRELESQFDIFLGDKYGFFDTKGLINYVDEKDRNYLVLADSDAIKYSRAFGLTLWEFAKEPMDIDKELKDAIAKGASKDEIKRLSFKKSLKTDCEKYSERVLKPAFAKLDEVLEVS, from the coding sequence ATGCAAAAAATCTATAAAGTAGCTGTCATCAACACAAAAGGTGGTGTAGGAAAAAGCACCATCAGTATGCAGCTCATTGCTCCCTATCTCTACCAAAAATCGCAAAATCCTGTATCTTTTTTTGAATTTGACGATGAGAATGAGGATAGTATCTCTTTTGAAAAGAGTAAACTTGTCTGGCTAGAGCGTATCGGCGTAGCTGGGCAGGATCTACGTGAAGAGCTGCGAGATATTTTGCTGCTAGAGAACAATATCGTCATGGATATTGGAGCAAATAAGACAGCAGTTTATATCATGGATGCTTTGGTAGATAGCGGCATGATCTATGCACTCGATGCAGTTGTTATTCCCCTCATGGATGGTGAACTTGATGCTACCAGTGCACTCAATATCTATCAGCGCATGAAAAATGCAAATCCAGATATCAAGACTATCTTTGCTCTCAATCGTTGGAATGAGACAAGAGAGCTCGAATCGCAATTTGATATCTTCTTAGGCGATAAGTATGGCTTTTTTGATACCAAGGGCCTCATCAATTATGTGGATGAGAAAGATCGCAACTATCTCGTGCTAGCTGATAGTGATGCGATCAAGTATTCAAGAGCATTTGGGCTTACACTTTGGGAGTTTGCAAAAGAGCCGATGGATATAGACAAAGAGCTCAAAGATGCTATTGCCAAAGGTGCAAGCAAAGATGAGATAAAGCGCCTTAGCTTCAAAAAATCTCTCAAAACTGATTGCGAAAAGTATAGCGAGCGTGTGCTCAAGCCGGCTTTTGCCAAGCTTGATGAGGTATTAGAAGTTAGCTAA
- a CDS encoding chemotaxis response regulator CheY, with amino-acid sequence MALPERNIKILIVDDAPMIRRILKNLLKEMGFTNLEEAEDGMVALQKLRSQKFDFVITDWNMPNLTGIELVQEIRKDPNLKHIPIMMVTAEAKKENIILALKSGVNNYIVKPFTPENVKNKIEAIFSAKSKK; translated from the coding sequence ATGGCATTACCCGAGAGAAATATAAAAATTTTGATAGTCGATGATGCACCCATGATCAGACGCATTCTCAAAAACCTCCTCAAAGAGATGGGATTTACAAATCTAGAAGAGGCTGAAGATGGTATGGTTGCACTGCAAAAACTCAGAAGTCAAAAGTTTGACTTTGTCATAACTGACTGGAATATGCCAAACCTCACAGGTATTGAACTTGTTCAAGAGATTCGCAAAGACCCAAATCTCAAACATATACCGATAATGATGGTGACAGCAGAAGCAAAAAAAGAGAATATCATTCTCGCTCTCAAAAGTGGAGTCAATAACTATATTGTCAAACCATTTACGCCAGAAAATGTCAAAAACAAAATAGAAGCAATTTTTAGCGCTAAATCAAAAAAATAG
- a CDS encoding bifunctional 2-C-methyl-D-erythritol 4-phosphate cytidylyltransferase/2-C-methyl-D-erythritol 2,4-cyclodiphosphate synthase produces the protein MSDITLVLLSAGESSRFELPCKKQWLWIEDEPLWLYVLRRFTSFAAFTKTILTAHPKEKNLYEKYSNAIIVQGGKSRQESILNALKFVESEYVLISDIARVCIQKDVVQRVIAHKDEGACIVPYIKPVDTIVYRNETIDRNEVKLIQTPQLSHTKTLRQALSQGIEYTDESSAIKALGGKVVYIEGSPKHRKLTNKEDLAFLECLKPPLQIPRTGLGFDVHAFCTGRPLMLCGVEVPYEKGLLGHSDADVALHALIDALMGAAGFGDIGEIFPDSDEKYKDIDSKILLQECVELLQKCGFVIEHVDLTIMAQAPKLLDFKQTMQQNIATLLHIPKHRVNIKATTTEKLGFIGRKEGIAAQAVATLNYYDWSRA, from the coding sequence TTGTCTGATATTACATTGGTGTTACTTAGTGCTGGTGAATCCTCACGCTTTGAACTTCCTTGCAAGAAGCAGTGGCTATGGATAGAGGATGAGCCCCTCTGGCTCTATGTGTTACGCAGATTTACATCTTTTGCCGCATTTACCAAAACAATACTCACAGCACACCCAAAAGAGAAGAACCTCTATGAAAAATATAGCAACGCCATTATAGTCCAAGGTGGCAAAAGTCGCCAAGAGTCTATCCTCAATGCTTTAAAATTTGTAGAGAGTGAATATGTGCTCATCAGTGATATTGCCCGTGTATGCATACAAAAGGATGTAGTCCAAAGAGTGATAGCACACAAAGATGAAGGAGCTTGCATAGTCCCTTATATAAAGCCGGTAGATACAATTGTGTATAGAAATGAAACAATAGACCGCAATGAAGTAAAGCTTATCCAAACCCCTCAGCTCTCACACACAAAGACTCTGCGCCAAGCACTCTCGCAAGGTATAGAGTATACAGATGAAAGTAGCGCCATAAAGGCACTCGGAGGAAAAGTTGTATACATAGAGGGAAGTCCAAAGCATAGAAAGCTCACCAACAAAGAAGATCTAGCGTTCCTTGAGTGCCTCAAACCACCTCTGCAGATACCACGCACTGGATTGGGCTTTGATGTGCATGCCTTTTGCACTGGGCGTCCACTTATGCTTTGCGGCGTTGAAGTGCCTTATGAAAAGGGGCTTCTTGGTCACTCAGATGCTGATGTGGCTCTCCATGCGCTCATTGATGCCCTCATGGGTGCTGCTGGTTTTGGAGATATTGGAGAAATTTTTCCAGATAGTGACGAAAAATATAAAGATATTGACTCCAAGATTTTACTGCAAGAGTGTGTGGAGCTTTTGCAAAAATGCGGATTTGTTATAGAGCACGTAGATCTTACAATTATGGCACAAGCACCAAAACTGCTAGATTTCAAACAAACAATGCAGCAAAATATTGCCACACTCTTGCATATTCCAAAGCACAGAGTCAATATCAAAGCCACTACTACTGAAAAACTGGGCTTTATAGGCCGCAAAGAGGGCATAGCAGCTCAAGCAGTAGCTACACTAAATTACTATGATTGGAGTAGAGCATGA
- a CDS encoding chemotaxis protein CheW, giving the protein MKDIEVLGLSELPEESIKEENRVIAFLLNNELIGIDIKNIIKITKKLEITPVPKTSEHILGVMNLRGNIVPVVNVKKMLNLPHADDINEQDLILIIDSEMGHVGLVIDKVVGAITIQEEDIQPAPINSIGIDSQYIIGVIVTHEEIGNKNLLILLDIDKLFYNDEEKEE; this is encoded by the coding sequence ATGAAAGATATTGAAGTTTTGGGACTCAGCGAACTTCCTGAAGAGAGTATCAAGGAAGAGAATCGCGTCATTGCATTTTTGCTCAACAATGAGCTTATTGGTATAGATATTAAAAACATCATCAAAATCACTAAAAAGCTAGAAATCACCCCTGTACCAAAAACATCAGAGCATATCTTGGGTGTAATGAATCTGCGGGGAAACATTGTGCCTGTTGTCAATGTCAAGAAAATGCTCAATCTCCCTCATGCAGATGATATCAATGAACAAGATCTCATTCTCATAATTGATTCAGAGATGGGACATGTGGGTCTCGTTATTGATAAAGTTGTAGGTGCAATTACAATTCAAGAAGAGGATATTCAGCCTGCACCTATTAACTCTATCGGTATCGATTCGCAATATATTATTGGTGTAATAGTGACTCATGAAGAGATAGGAAACAAAAATCTCCTTATCCTTCTTGATATTGATAAGCTCTTCTATAATGATGAAGAGAAAGAGGAATAG
- a CDS encoding CZB domain-containing protein: protein MKEGIDSCAAYQKDEAVTKVLNAIEAHSIYITNVAKVVEGYQDITLKDFTSCDYGKWFYSGEAFKELRPYGDEVIAILEGTEDIHKDIHNLAHELVRLKKENRMDEVFDKFHELADTASELVKELTKIYAIIASKELD, encoded by the coding sequence ATGAAAGAGGGAATCGATAGCTGTGCTGCATATCAAAAAGATGAGGCTGTAACAAAAGTGCTCAATGCAATTGAAGCTCACTCGATCTATATTACAAATGTAGCAAAAGTTGTTGAAGGCTATCAAGATATCACCCTTAAAGATTTTACTTCATGTGACTATGGTAAATGGTTCTACTCTGGTGAAGCTTTTAAAGAGCTTCGTCCTTATGGTGATGAAGTGATAGCAATTTTGGAGGGTACCGAAGATATCCATAAAGATATTCACAATCTGGCCCATGAACTTGTAAGACTCAAGAAAGAAAACAGAATGGATGAAGTTTTTGACAAATTCCATGAGCTCGCAGATACGGCAAGTGAACTTGTCAAAGAGCTTACAAAAATCTATGCAATCATTGCATCAAAAGAGCTTGATTAA
- a CDS encoding chemotaxis protein: MRKKEYLPKILETGANELEVIDFRMYEELEDGTIYEWVLGVNVAKVKEVIQRPSNIFRSPGMPPEVEGLAKIREEVIPIVNLAKWMKIKVPQQKSDKYVIVMEFLREVIGVLVHEAKRIRRIKWADIKKPPASIDEKLGGKVVGVIEIEDGQLLLLLDFEGILDELGMIKVFNVEDKEEYAKSEKSYNILILDDSPVARKIIRKILEKDGHKVYEVESGIEGLEYLESLAQQAEQEGVDITDKLQLIISDIEMPGMDGLTFTKKVKEHPVFSKIPIVINTSLSDKATVDKTRFVNADAHLVKFDTKDLLHIVREYAIKK; the protein is encoded by the coding sequence ATGAGAAAAAAAGAGTACTTGCCAAAGATTTTAGAAACTGGAGCAAACGAGCTTGAGGTTATTGACTTTCGTATGTATGAAGAGCTCGAAGATGGCACGATTTACGAGTGGGTGCTTGGTGTAAATGTTGCGAAAGTCAAAGAGGTAATACAAAGACCCAGTAATATTTTTCGCTCACCTGGTATGCCACCAGAAGTTGAAGGACTCGCAAAAATCCGTGAAGAGGTTATCCCTATCGTGAACCTTGCTAAATGGATGAAAATAAAGGTACCGCAGCAAAAAAGCGATAAGTATGTCATAGTGATGGAATTTTTGCGTGAAGTCATAGGAGTTCTTGTTCATGAAGCAAAGAGGATTCGCCGTATAAAATGGGCCGATATCAAAAAACCTCCTGCAAGTATCGATGAAAAGCTTGGCGGCAAAGTAGTAGGAGTTATTGAGATAGAAGATGGACAACTCCTACTGCTTCTTGATTTTGAAGGAATTCTAGATGAGCTTGGAATGATCAAAGTCTTCAACGTAGAAGATAAAGAGGAGTATGCGAAGAGTGAAAAATCTTACAATATCTTAATTTTAGATGATAGTCCAGTTGCACGCAAGATCATACGTAAGATCTTGGAAAAAGATGGACATAAAGTCTATGAGGTAGAGAGTGGAATCGAAGGATTGGAATATCTTGAGAGCTTGGCGCAGCAAGCAGAGCAAGAGGGAGTAGATATAACAGATAAATTGCAGCTAATTATTAGCGATATAGAGATGCCTGGTATGGATGGTCTCACATTTACCAAAAAGGTCAAAGAGCATCCTGTATTTTCTAAAATCCCAATTGTTATCAACACATCACTCTCAGATAAAGCAACAGTAGATAAGACACGCTTTGTCAATGCAGATGCACACCTTGTAAAATTTGACACAAAAGATCTCTTACATATTGTAAGAGAGTATGCGATAAAGAAATAG
- the thiC gene encoding phosphomethylpyrimidine synthase ThiC, which yields MRKEWVEKRKNDPVKTQMYYAKQGIITEEMEYVANIEGLEPETVRKEVARGRMIIPANVNHVHQKPMAIGLAAKCKINANIGSSALASDIEGEVEKVKVCQKYGADTIMDLSTGGDLDAIRQEVIKNAEVPIGTVPIYQILHDCNNKIEDLTIDKMLEVIERQAQQGVSYFTIHAGFLLRFMPLVAKRKMGIVSRGGSLMAAWMMHYHKENPFYTAFDEILDICRQYDVSLSLGDSLRPGCLADASDDAQLEELKVLGELTLKAWDKDVQVMIEGPGHVPMNQIERNIKIERDYCHEAPFYVLGPLVTDIAAGYDHIGSAIGAAMAGWYGASMLCYVTPKEHLGLPNAQDVREGIIAYKIAAHAADIARGRKGARDVDDAMSDARYHFDWNKQFELALDPDKAREYHDETLPQDVFKEAEFCSMCGPKFCSYKITQTILEEHGA from the coding sequence ATGAGAAAAGAGTGGGTAGAAAAGAGAAAGAATGATCCTGTTAAAACGCAGATGTATTATGCAAAGCAAGGCATTATTACTGAAGAGATGGAATATGTGGCAAATATAGAGGGGCTTGAGCCAGAGACTGTACGTAAAGAAGTGGCACGAGGACGTATGATCATCCCTGCGAATGTTAATCATGTGCACCAAAAACCTATGGCTATTGGTCTAGCGGCAAAGTGTAAAATCAATGCAAATATAGGTAGCAGTGCTTTAGCTAGTGATATAGAAGGCGAGGTAGAGAAAGTGAAGGTGTGCCAAAAATATGGCGCTGATACTATTATGGATCTCTCTACTGGTGGTGATCTTGATGCGATCAGACAAGAGGTTATCAAAAATGCCGAAGTTCCTATCGGAACGGTTCCGATCTATCAGATTTTACACGATTGTAATAATAAAATAGAAGATCTTACAATTGATAAGATGCTAGAAGTTATAGAGCGTCAGGCACAACAAGGTGTGAGTTACTTCACTATCCATGCTGGATTTTTGCTCCGCTTCATGCCACTTGTAGCCAAAAGAAAGATGGGTATCGTTTCACGGGGTGGGAGCTTAATGGCAGCTTGGATGATGCACTACCACAAAGAGAATCCGTTCTATACAGCTTTTGATGAAATTCTAGATATTTGTCGTCAATATGATGTGAGTCTCTCACTTGGAGATAGTTTGCGTCCTGGATGTCTTGCAGATGCGAGTGATGATGCACAGCTTGAAGAGCTCAAAGTTCTAGGTGAGCTTACACTCAAGGCATGGGATAAAGATGTGCAAGTTATGATTGAAGGGCCAGGTCACGTACCAATGAATCAGATCGAGCGCAATATCAAAATTGAGCGCGACTACTGCCATGAAGCGCCATTTTATGTCCTTGGACCACTTGTTACTGATATTGCAGCTGGATATGACCATATTGGAAGTGCAATAGGCGCAGCAATGGCTGGATGGTATGGAGCAAGTATGCTCTGCTACGTTACTCCAAAAGAGCACCTTGGACTTCCAAATGCCCAGGATGTACGAGAAGGAATCATTGCATATAAAATTGCTGCGCATGCAGCTGACATTGCACGCGGGCGAAAGGGTGCGAGAGATGTAGATGATGCGATGAGTGATGCAAGGTATCATTTTGATTGGAATAAGCAGTTTGAGCTTGCCCTCGATCCAGACAAAGCTCGCGAATATCATGATGAGACGCTCCCGCAAGATGTCTTCAAAGAGGCAGAATTTTGCTCTATGTGTGGACCAAAATTTTGTAGCTACAAAATCACCCAAACAATCCTCGAAGAGCACGGAGCATAA
- a CDS encoding Mrp/NBP35 family ATP-binding protein yields the protein MLNEAKVKEVLSTVAYPGFTKDIVTFGFVKAVEVSGDRVFVELDITSSAPEVAQQLRDEITKKLELEGAKEVVVNIHQPKMPRETSSRGKNLAPQVKNFVMVSSGKGGVGKSTTTVNLAIATAMQGKKVGILDADIYGPNIPRMMGILGVQPEVVGNKVKPIETKYGVEVMSMGVLMEEGQSLIWRGAMVMKAIEQFLRDILWSDLDVLFIDMPPGTGDAQLTLAQSVPVTAGVTVTTPQMVSLDDSRRSLDMFKKLHIPIAGIVENMSGFICPNCSTESDIFGKGTAHDVALEYGTSVLGEIPIEPAIREGGDEGKPVVFYHPESETSKRYHQAANKLWHFIEKVNEEGGASNEAIQPTTPPGVSACSTSGNNQGGGHSEGGCGCSH from the coding sequence ATGCTAAATGAAGCAAAAGTAAAAGAGGTTTTAAGCACTGTTGCATATCCTGGTTTTACCAAAGATATAGTGACATTTGGTTTTGTAAAAGCGGTAGAAGTGAGTGGTGATAGAGTATTTGTAGAACTCGATATCACTTCAAGTGCTCCAGAAGTGGCACAGCAGCTGCGTGATGAGATCACAAAAAAGCTCGAACTTGAAGGTGCAAAAGAGGTTGTTGTCAATATTCATCAGCCAAAAATGCCAAGGGAGACATCAAGCAGAGGTAAAAACCTTGCGCCACAAGTGAAAAACTTCGTGATGGTAAGTAGTGGTAAAGGTGGTGTTGGTAAATCAACTACTACAGTAAACCTTGCAATTGCTACAGCGATGCAGGGCAAAAAGGTAGGAATTCTTGATGCCGATATCTATGGACCAAATATCCCGCGTATGATGGGGATTCTTGGTGTCCAGCCAGAGGTTGTGGGCAATAAAGTTAAACCTATTGAGACAAAGTATGGTGTAGAAGTGATGAGTATGGGTGTACTCATGGAAGAGGGGCAGTCACTTATCTGGCGTGGTGCAATGGTTATGAAAGCGATCGAACAGTTCTTGCGTGATATTTTGTGGAGCGATCTTGATGTACTCTTTATCGATATGCCTCCAGGAACAGGTGATGCACAGCTGACACTCGCACAAAGCGTTCCAGTTACAGCTGGTGTGACAGTCACTACTCCACAGATGGTAAGCCTCGATGATAGCAGACGCAGCCTTGATATGTTCAAAAAACTCCATATTCCAATCGCTGGAATTGTGGAGAACATGAGTGGATTTATCTGTCCAAATTGTAGTACTGAGAGTGATATTTTCGGTAAAGGGACTGCGCACGATGTAGCTCTAGAGTATGGAACAAGTGTACTGGGTGAAATACCTATTGAGCCAGCAATTAGAGAGGGTGGAGATGAAGGGAAACCTGTGGTCTTTTATCATCCTGAGAGTGAAACATCAAAACGCTACCACCAAGCAGCCAATAAGCTCTGGCATTTCATAGAAAAAGTGAATGAAGAGGGTGGAGCAAGCAACGAAGCTATCCAGCCTACAACTCCTCCAGGAGTGAGCGCATGCTCAACAAGCGGCAACAACCAAGGCGGAGGTCACAGCGAGGGCGGATGTGGATGTAGCCACTAA
- a CDS encoding PAS domain-containing methyl-accepting chemotaxis protein, translating to MIYKSIYNKRGIEPKNSESPFELHELFFSITDPKGIILTSNDVFQRVSKFDFEELIRKPHNVIRHPDMPRAIFKALWDTIQQGKPFIGYVKNMAKDGSYYWVLAAVYPVIDKEGNIKSYISLRLKPSSKLFEIIPPLYKELLEHELKNDIDATLELLGKRLKELGFERYDDFAKHAFFQEILSREKILANKSVQNCQVDLTKVNEENIEFIDLLCNLQTIFFRINRYFNEIFSKVNLFLNLNDELNKKSKFIYELAEDIRLLSLNASIESYKVKKEGVSFSTLSHEMRKNAELCERKIIQLSEIIEDTKKDIEDIGFNILTSKLIIEMINFFIKEMITNLSHTNVSNEKKEEVVNNITSLFNLLISYAQNLSKNVYASKSQLRSMFYNIQELNVLINRLDFIHINGLIESAHTKEEGGGFTIIFSQMLKLIEAAKQEIINLEVSITSANEENLTVNLITDVAQQKIAKLQKQYADIFQKVS from the coding sequence ATGATTTATAAAAGCATCTATAACAAAAGAGGAATAGAGCCCAAAAATAGTGAATCACCTTTTGAGCTTCATGAGCTCTTTTTCTCTATTACTGATCCAAAAGGGATAATACTTACAAGTAATGATGTTTTCCAAAGAGTCTCAAAATTTGATTTTGAAGAGCTTATAAGAAAACCGCACAATGTCATTCGTCATCCAGATATGCCGCGAGCAATATTCAAAGCTTTGTGGGATACTATACAACAGGGTAAACCTTTTATAGGCTATGTGAAGAATATGGCCAAAGATGGATCTTACTACTGGGTTTTAGCCGCAGTCTATCCGGTAATTGACAAAGAGGGCAATATCAAAAGTTATATTTCTTTACGACTCAAACCCTCCTCAAAACTCTTTGAAATAATCCCGCCTCTTTACAAAGAACTCTTAGAGCATGAACTCAAAAACGATATAGATGCAACACTAGAACTACTTGGTAAACGCCTCAAAGAGCTAGGCTTTGAGAGATATGACGATTTTGCAAAGCATGCATTTTTCCAAGAGATCTTGAGTCGTGAAAAGATCTTGGCCAATAAGAGTGTACAAAACTGCCAAGTTGATTTGACTAAGGTGAATGAAGAAAATATAGAATTTATCGATCTTCTTTGTAATCTCCAGACTATCTTCTTCCGCATCAATCGCTACTTCAATGAGATTTTTAGCAAGGTCAATCTCTTCTTGAATCTCAATGATGAGCTCAATAAAAAGAGTAAGTTCATCTATGAACTTGCCGAAGATATCCGCTTGCTCTCTCTCAATGCCTCTATAGAGAGCTACAAAGTCAAGAAAGAGGGAGTGAGTTTCTCAACTCTCTCGCATGAGATGCGCAAAAATGCAGAGCTATGTGAGAGAAAGATCATACAGCTAAGTGAAATCATTGAAGATACCAAAAAAGATATCGAAGATATAGGATTTAATATCCTCACATCCAAACTCATTATTGAGATGATAAATTTTTTCATCAAAGAGATGATTACAAACCTCTCTCATACCAATGTTAGCAATGAGAAGAAAGAGGAGGTAGTCAATAATATCACTAGTCTTTTTAACTTGCTCATATCATATGCACAAAATCTTTCTAAAAATGTCTATGCATCAAAAAGTCAGCTGCGCTCAATGTTTTACAATATCCAAGAGCTCAATGTGCTCATCAACAGACTTGATTTCATTCATATAAACGGTCTTATTGAATCAGCACATACCAAAGAGGAAGGTGGTGGTTTTACTATTATCTTTTCACAAATGCTTAAGCTCATTGAAGCAGCAAAGCAAGAGATTATCAATTTAGAAGTGAGCATTACAAGTGCAAATGAAGAGAACCTCACAGTCAACCTTATCACCGATGTAGCGCAGCAAAAGATCGCAAAACTGCAAAAGCAGTATGCTGATATTTTCCAAAAAGTTAGCTAA